Below is a genomic region from Actinomyces weissii.
ACCGACACCAACCGGGTGGCGGTCCTGGTGGTCACCTCCGACCGGGGCATGGCCGGGGCCTACTCCGCCTCCATCCTGCGCGAGTCCGAGCGGCTCCTGGAGAAGCTGGTGGAGCAGGGGCGCGAGCCGGTGCTGTTCACCTTCGGACGCCGGGCCCAGGCCTTCTACTCCTTCCGGGAGCGCCCGGTGGAGTTCTCCTGGGTGGGGGAGTCCGACCGCCCCTCCGACCAGGTGATCGACGAGGTCTCCGCGCTGCTGCTCGACTACTTCCTCTCGCCCCCCGAGGCCGGGGGAGTGGCTGAGGTACACATCGTCTTCACCCGCTTCAAGTCGATGGTCTCGCAGGTGCCTGAGGTGCGCCGCATGCTCCCGCTGACCGTCGTCGACGTCGACGGGCCCGGAGAGCTCAACCGGGAGGACATCGCCGCCGGGCGGGAGGCCGAGCTGCCCGAGCTCTCCGGCGCGCAGCCGCTCTACGAGTTCGAGCCCTCCGCCGAGGCCGTGCTGGGCGCCCTGCTGCCCCGCTACGTGGCCTCCCGCATCCGCAACGCCCTCCTGCAGTCCGCCGCCTCCGAGCTGGCCAGCCGCCAGCAGGCCATGCACACGGCCACGGACAACGCCCAGGAGCTCATCAGGAACTACACCCGTCTGGCCAACGCCGCGCGCCAGGGCGAGATCACCCAGGAGATCACGGAGATC
It encodes:
- a CDS encoding F0F1 ATP synthase subunit gamma — protein: MSGKQRVYKQRIRSTATLQKVFRAMELIAASRIGQARNKAQGASPYDHALTQAVAAVGTYSHLEHPITQERTDTNRVAVLVVTSDRGMAGAYSASILRESERLLEKLVEQGREPVLFTFGRRAQAFYSFRERPVEFSWVGESDRPSDQVIDEVSALLLDYFLSPPEAGGVAEVHIVFTRFKSMVSQVPEVRRMLPLTVVDVDGPGELNREDIAAGREAELPELSGAQPLYEFEPSAEAVLGALLPRYVASRIRNALLQSAASELASRQQAMHTATDNAQELIRNYTRLANAARQGEITQEITEIVSGADALGVG